The stretch of DNA GATGGAGTTTTTGGCTTAAATCCTTTTATTGAACATGAAGGCCGTGTCCTTATTGCTAACTTGTATAGGAATACGGTAACTACAATTGAACAGCAGTTTTTCTCCTACTATTTAAGTAGTGATGAACCTGTTGGTGAATTTACCTTATCGGGAGTTAATGAAGCACACTGTCCGCCTAATATTGCCCAGAACTATGTATATTATTCTAGACCATTATTCAATTATTGGGCTGCTGAAATGCATCTGCTATCTATAGGTGGCTCTCAAGATCTGTGTTCAGCATCAAATTGTGATGTATACTTTGCTACTGGTACTAGTAGTATTTTCGGACCACCAGAAGACATTCAATTTATCCGCAGGCAATTGAATGCACAAGTTAGTTCAACTGATAAATATACAGTGGCGTGCAATCAAGAATATCCAAAACTTACAATTTCATTCGAGAATGGAGGTAATAaacgatttttcattaattcaaatGACTACATATATGAGCAAGACTCGATCTGCTACTTGAGATTCAAAGAATATCCACAAATATATGAAGATAGAAGAATTTGGATATTTGGTGAAGCATTTATGAAAGGAAAATGCGtagtttttcattattttctacGTCGCATTGGAATAGCTAATGCATTTTAAGAAATAACAAAACTAATTAATAGTTTTGctcattttcttcatgtttttcgcgttaaaattaattttgtgtgaaataattttggttgagggatttaaaaacaatttatgtattttttttgtgtttgaaagcaaataaaattttgaagttttaaataaaaacttttcaaaaaaaaagttaaatgttttaatatattttctatgaCACTGTAAAGTTCATATGTTCTAATAAAAAGTTCTACATCCTTTTCCACAACTACAAGAATTCCCCAAGAACAACGTTGTCTGCAAGAAAATGGCTCAACTGTGTCCCAACTAAAAGGTGTCTTTGCTActgaaatttccattttgaaCTGAAGGATGAAAAAGACGTTAGACTGCTGtaatttcaataaacttttatatcTCACAGATATGTTaacaaattacattttacttggcaatttttctttttttttattgcgtcctaagattttaattaacaagTTGATTTGTGAGATTATCACATTTTAAGATGCTTCTCCAAAGATCACGGTCTGGAGGAGCCCACAGTGGGGATCAACAGCGGTAGACAATGTCAGTCTAGATAGGAGAAGGAGACAGAGAAGTGAAAAACTAAAAGGGAAGAACATAATagatttgcatttaaattcgttgaaagaaaaataattttatgagttAAGGGacacatgaagaaaattactgtctctattgaattgaattgaattttattgaaataatgcccaaaagtacaaaaaaaaactatggaGGGCTATACAAACGCATACATAATTTAATCAGATTTTTACGAGGAAGAAAAAGGACTCTTTTACTttgttgcaaatttatttctttttcatggtGGTTTATGATATTAAAGTCATTGTTTTGCACAGCGGAAGTCATGTAGCAAagaataatcataaaaatcatttgcaTTGTTTGCAgaggaaatgaatttaaaaatttacctaaaaTATACTGATAAGTCATGAATTCGTGAGCTTcgtgtaaaagaaataaagattaGGTCAATGCAGGTGGATTTTCACggggaaataattttttagcttAAACTCTTTTAATTAGTTCGACCATGTCGCTTAAAGTAGCAACACTTATTTTGGCACTTTGCCTTGTAATTGCAAAGTGCCAAATAACATTGCCAGTGAGGTAATTTTAGTCATTTACGTGGCATTTTATATTAAGATTTAacatgttctttttttcttaaagagttcCATTGACGAAAATCAgtgaaaatatccaaaatgtACATGTAAACGGTGATAGATATATCGCAGATCCCATTACACCTTATCTAGATGTAAGAACTCACAAATATTAATTacgcaaaaagaaaaagaattgaaaatcttaATGAATTTGTTAAAACAGGCACAATACTTTGGAACAATTTCATTTGGAACACCTCCGCAGAGTTTTCAAGTGATTTTCGACACGGGAACAACATACACTTGGATACCTGTAGTAAATTGCAATGCTCTGAGAAAGGTAGTTAGCCTCGATTTAGACTTTCTTGGGTGGAATCTCGTAGAAGTGACAACTGTGGAAAGGACAAAATGTGGTAAATATGACATCTAGtaagattaagaaaataagtttCTATATTGTATGGGCAACTGCccagaatttagtacttactGGAAGAGTCCAagtttaaatctttttatgactgctttataaatattttgaatcaGATATCAGTTTTTAGTGTAAATTGCCACGTTCATTATCTGTGaagtgtaaaataattttttttttcaaaagctcaaacaaataaatatgaTGCCACAAAATCAACTACACC from Lutzomyia longipalpis isolate SR_M1_2022 chromosome 1, ASM2433408v1 encodes:
- the LOC129787233 gene encoding cathepsin D-like, yielding MSLKVATLIFALCFVIAKCQVTLPVRVPLMKINENIQSVPPSNVYRYTMDPITPYLDAQYVGTISFGTPPQSFQMIFDTGTTYTWIPVVNCIATKKVVSIDLDVLGLNLLEVTTYEKTECAQTNKYNATKSSTSTNDIEAHLNYYSGSIRGNIIQDVLQINGENFLVKQYFLGVNTYSLPTTYTEIDGVFGLNPFIEHEGRVLIANLYRNTVTTIEQQFFSYYLSSDEPVGEFTLSGVNEAHCPPNIAQNYVYYSRPLFNYWAAEMHLLSIGGSQDLCSASNCDVYFATGTSSIFGPPEDIQFIRRQLNAQVSSTDKYTVACNQEYPKLTISFENGGNKRFFINSNDYIYEQDSICYLRFKEYPQIYEDRRIWIFGEAFMKGKCVVFHYFLRRIGIANAF